A DNA window from Mus caroli chromosome 8, CAROLI_EIJ_v1.1, whole genome shotgun sequence contains the following coding sequences:
- the Scoc gene encoding short coiled-coil protein isoform X4, producing MMNADMDVDAENQVELEEKTRLINQVLELQHTLEDLSARVDAVKEENLKLKSENQVLGQYIENLMSASSVFQTTDTKSKRK from the exons ATGATGAATGCTGACATGGACG TTGATGCTGAAAATCAGGTGGAACTGGAAGAAAAGACTCGACTTATTAATCAGGTGTTGGAACTCCAACACACACTTGAAG ATCTTTCTGCAAGAGTAGATGCAGTTAAGGAAGAAAATCTGAAGCTAAAGTCGGAAAATCAAGTTCTTGGACAATATATAGAAAACCTCATGTCTGCTTCTAGTGTTTTTCAAACAACTGatacaaaaagcaaaaggaagtaA
- the Scoc gene encoding short coiled-coil protein isoform X3, with the protein MMNADMDAVDAENQVELEEKTRLINQVLELQHTLEDLSARVDAVKEENLKLKSENQVLGQYIENLMSASSVFQTTDTKSKRK; encoded by the exons ATGATGAATGCTGACATGGACG CAGTTGATGCTGAAAATCAGGTGGAACTGGAAGAAAAGACTCGACTTATTAATCAGGTGTTGGAACTCCAACACACACTTGAAG ATCTTTCTGCAAGAGTAGATGCAGTTAAGGAAGAAAATCTGAAGCTAAAGTCGGAAAATCAAGTTCTTGGACAATATATAGAAAACCTCATGTCTGCTTCTAGTGTTTTTCAAACAACTGatacaaaaagcaaaaggaagtaA